The following nucleotide sequence is from Drosophila kikkawai strain 14028-0561.14 chromosome 2L, DkikHiC1v2, whole genome shotgun sequence.
ttttgccagAGGCACTCATAAAAAAGCTCATTAGCTGTGCGAAACTTCCTCTAAATCAAATGGATTAGCTGTATACTCGCATATGTAAATTAAGTACCCGCCGTGTTGACACAATAGTGGCTGGGAGAGGCAAGGCAAGGTACAAATGAGCAGAAAGAAAGAGAGCAGGGgagaaatgcaaatttaataaGGTCAAGCATGGCGCCAGCAAAGAGAACGCTGTTTTGTTATTCACAGTAGCTGAAAGGGTTCGCCCAGGCGCCTGTCACTGTCCTGTCGCCGTTTCCCCCCTTTGAGTGACACTTGCGTAATTTTGGCAGGTGCTTTCGGATAAAGCAGGaagacgacaacgacaacggcaACGAAAACGAACCCCACCTGAAACAATGTGCTGCGAAAGACAAGGGCAGCGAAAAGAAGTAGCCGAGGCATCCGGCAAGGAGTCTGGATCCAACTGCGATTCCGATTTCGAATCCGACACAGGACCCACAGAAGGCGAGCCCGGAATCGAGAGTGGGGAAAAGTTCGCTgaacaacaattacaataagCTGGACAGGGCAACAGCTGCCGGCTGTCGCGCAGCATTGTCCGGCGCCGTCCTGGACAAAGACCTCTGCATGCCGCGCGGAGTGGAAACACTTTTCTTATTACACAATATACAATCATAATAAcaatcataataataacaaccGCTGAGCACAATGACAGATTTGTCTTTTCCTCGCTCCTGCTTCCACTTGGTCGCAACACGTGCGGAAATAAGCGGAAGCCGCAGCAACAATGGCGACAACGGCAGCCAGTGGTGGCTGAACATGAAATTTGTTGTATGCAAAAGTAAGCTGCACTTTAGTGCTTTTTGGTGCAGAAAGCACTGCGGCTCTCAAATTAGCGGCATAATAAAGTGAGGGTCGTATGCAACAGCAGCGCATTGTCAGAGGCAACTGTAGCGTATATTGTGCCGTGCGGAGCTGTTAATTTTGTTACTGAAAAAAGTCACTTAACTTGAAGTCATGTAGCTTTAATGGCGTCAGGAACATGTAGTAGCAATAACAAAATGCTATATTTAGTTGGGAAATGTGTACATATGTAGATAGGAACTTAATATCTGCTGCagctttgtatatttttctgctgctACCTTTCTCAAGCTTGGTTCTTTGCGTCGCTTTCGTGGGTTGTCCTGGGTAAATATTCCCGGAAGCAGCTTAAAACAAAGTAACTCACAGTCGAGTGCCCTCtcgtttttttaaatttgaatggAGTGCATCTATCACTGCCAAGCTAATCCAGTCTTGTGTTTCGCGGTTTATTTAGAAAACATTGACACCACTCGGCTCGAGTTGTGAATGACAGCCTGCATGAGGCAGTTTGTGGTCCACCGTCCAAAAGGCGTTTTTTGTGGCAACGCTTCCACGTTCCTCATTTTTTCCAAGGCCTTTTTGTCTTCCACTGCCGGGTGTCTGGCAATTGTTGGGCATTTGCCGGCGACTCCTAAAAGTATGCCTCGTGCTGGCCAGATTTTTATGGCACACATGCAACATGCATATTTGCTTACATGTACGGACGTGCACGTGTTTGCAGCAGAGCCGCATAAAACTCCGCCTAACAtcggcaggagcaggaacaaaACCCAAGGCATGTCGACATGCAAGTGAACAGTCTCGCACACACCAGCACACGCCCcacaacaaaaattaacaagCAAATAATCCACCAAGAgcgacggcaacaacaatactcacaaaacagaaacaacTCACGCACGATGGAGCAGGAAACACATTTTTTGggcgaaataaattaatcacTCACTTAATACACCTGATAATTATCATTAAGTTCTAcaaaaaacgttttttttttctacactCAGAAAGAATCTATTCTAGAAGAAACCTTCGCGTTTTAGAACCATTTACCGAAATCGAATAGGTAAATATGttcacatatgtacatatgtatgtgtaggcatacatatataatacatatataataagtGTTCAAATTGATCAAATAAGACAAAATTATGTTCTAAAACAGATATCAAAATATACgaagtattttaattaaaaacatcataaaaaGCGCATGTATTCTTTCGATAATAACTTCTAAACCAGAGGCGATTTGCTTATATActccaaaacaaaataaattatatactcgaaaataaacgaaaaaggATATATGAGATTACCAATAGTGGTATAATTTTGATTTGCATTGTATCTTCCTTTTATGTCCCGTGAAAATCTACTTCAAAACATtgaatatacatttttttttaaattcaattcaatttaattcagTCGTTCTCAAAAACCATTACCATTTTTTACTCGGTGCGAACCACTTGGATTTTGCAATCATCTTAACAATGAAATATTACACAAAATCTATTTTTGCATCAACGAAAGAACTAAATCCAAATTGGAAAGAATCAGGACGTTGCAGAATAAATTACTCCGCAATACTTCAGAACCTCAGTGGTTCATTCGCGATGTAGACATCGCCAAAGATCTTCATGTCTCCCTGATTGGATATGTTATTAACCAGCAGTGGTCTAGCTACATTAACAAGCTGTTGAATCACTCCAATGTGGTGGCCTGAAGTTTAAGGACAACGAGAACCTTGGCCCAGGCTAGACCCACTCATCAGATTGTCTTTAGAGAATAATTTAacacttaaattaaaataaacataaccGTCCTTTTTTACTCACAACGCTACCCTACAGTAACAGAAGACACTATAACTACActttttataaaagttatcCTATTAAATAAAGCTGTTTATTTACTATTCTAACTAAAATATCGAATATCAACCAATAAGACGACGAGCCAAGTCAATCTGTtcgttttatctatataaatgGTTATAGTAGATATTACATATGGTACATATTAAACAGGCAGCATGTAACATTACGTAGTCAttcctatttaaaaatattacgtTTTTCTTAACCTTTGACTGAATGAATCAATGAATTAGTGCTCTGTTTTTAAATCCTTTTCAGAAATGCcttttaaaatacataatttaaGAGGCATTTTTTTTCCCGAAAAGCGATTGTTCACCCCATAGTGGCGCTGGAATAACGGTAAACTTTGCGAATGTGGAAGGCAACAACAGTACGCACACACATCGAACACGAACACACAGCGCCACACCCACGACCAAGCGGGCAAAATGAGAGCGACAGAGAGAGCGCGGGCTGAGAGAAATGCTCCGATTTCATTATGAGTCCCGCTTATGTAGTATGTATAttcttgttaaatattaattaaaatatgcgCATTTGCTGTTTTCCATCCGTCTACCAGCTTTGCTTTTAGATCTCTTTGTCATGGAATTGCTCTTTGCTGTTGGTGTCCTTGTGCCCTGCGAAAGGATATGCCAATGAGGGACTCAGGCAGTGTTTTCTGATACAATCGATAGGAatgctaatttatttgtaataataataaagctgCAAAGAAACCTTTTCAAAATTAGCAGTCACTTATTAAACATAATAATTGAATTGTCCTAGAAAGTAGTGCAATAcaatataaacttttattCAACTTATGGTTAGGTaagaattatattttgtagtttAATTTTGGAATTAtgtaaattatgcaaaatcaATTACCGGATATTTAATTGCAGTAGTTCTTGCTTCGAGCACATTTCATATGCATACATAAATCTTAAGCATTCGGAAATGGCAAGACGAAGCAAATTTCGCATTGGTTGCCTTTTTGCCAGTGACTCCTTAAGGTAGCCTCCGTGCTTATTTTTGCTTGCCAGGCACTTTGGAACAGACTTTGTTCTTTGAGAAAACGACATCTTTAGGGTAAtgtttttcagcatttatatttatttatttagactttttgtttaaacttacaTAATAGCATACATAACTTTTAGTTCCATGTTGGTAACGTTTATTTTACTAAATTACATTTGTTCAGTTGCCAAAACATGACGCATTCCAtgattgcatttgcatttatttttcgatTGCATCCGCATTCGCTGTCTACGTATTTGTTCAGCATTTGTTTGCGGACGGGGCGATTTTTTAGCGGACAAAGAGCGgaataaaaaatgcatatacatacatataccaAACCATACCATACCGAGGCGGGTATGTGTGcggaaaattaaatgcaagtcagaaaagttgaaaataaattgGCGCAACTGCATTTAAGCATTTAAGTTatttgatttcgatttcgcGCGTGGAGAACATGCGTCTGTCGTTGCCAGTGAAATCGTTTGCTGCACATCAATCTCGGATCGGAGAATCGGGGCTCTGGCGAACCCGGACTGGGACGCGGGATTAAGGCACAGCAAGCAGCGTCATTAAGGATTAGGTTTGCAATTACGAGTAGGGTATAAATTCACTAAGTTACACTCCAAGAATTAACAAGAAACGGCCCGCGGGCGCTGCGTGGCTCCTGCTTCATGGCAGCAGGCGTGGGTTGAAGCGTCCCATGAACAGGATCATGCCCGTGGGATTGTGTCGCACGAAGTAGAGGAAGGGCTTGTCGAAGCGGAGTCTCGGGGCGTCGGGGACACGAGCCTGCCGCGGGCGAAGTGGCAGCGGTAGTTCCAGGTACTTGGGGTCTAGTAGGTCATCGTAGAAGCCCCGTCCCAGAGCCGACTCCTGCACCAGCGAGCCGAAGTCCACGACAGCCTCTGACGAATCGAATGCGTCGTCGTCCGTTGCGTCCACGTCCTTGTTGCGCTTACGAAGTGGCGGGGCCGGGTACATCTCCACGTGGTGGTGCTCGGAGATCTTCTCCTCGCCGCAGGTGCTGAACGTGTTGATCTGTATCATGTCGGAGAGGAAGATGTCCCGGTTGGCGGCTCCAGTCAGTCCGCGCAGGTCGGCAAAGTCTGACTTGAACAGACCGCGCAACCCCATCTTCTGCAGGCCTAACGAGGCGTTTACAAAGGAGCGGTGCGAGAAGCGTGGCAGCTGCACCTCCATGCCAGGCCGGTCCATCAGCGACGTGAGCAATCGGCTCCAGGCCTGCGTCTCGCCGAAGGCCGTCTCCACCAGGCTGCGCTCCAGGCGGTCCAAATTGTCCATTGGCGAGATGGAACTCTGGTGGCCGGGCATCACGTAGACCGTGCTTACAGTGTCCTGCAGGCGACCGAACGACACGATGGTGGCGTCCAGTTTCGGCTCGTACCCGGCCAGGAAGCCGGAACGGTAGAGCACAGCCGGAATGGGCACGAGGCGGCGCTGGCGCACGGTGGGGTGCACCTGGAAGAACATCTCCCCATCCCGTTCGGCCGTTGAGCCGCGTGAGCAATCCGTTTGGAACAGGTTCGCCGATATGGTGGCCAGCGGACCGTTGACCCACACGCTGTTAGTGCGCAAGTACTCCAATACCTTTCCCATAGTGTGGCGCTTCACCAGGAGGTTCGTGCGACGTCGCACAATATCGTTAACCACATGGAAGTTGACCTCCTCGACGTGGCCAGCGTATAGCTGTTGAGTCTTCTCCTTAAAGAAGGGCAGAATTTTCCCGTTGGCACGGTCACTGAAAATTTCCCTTACAAAAGCCGCCGTCGCAATGTCGCTGTCCATGGCCTGTTCCACCCCACTCGTTATGTTCTTGAATATCAAGTGCGGATTGAAGGTCACCATGTCGTCCAGCTTCAGTATTTCGTTCATCTCACCGGAGGTGCTGCCCCGCGCCCCCATGAATACCATGGAGAGCATGGAGGTGATGCCGAAGGGTGACAGAATCACACTCCTGGCCGAGCTGATCTTCTCCGAAGTGATGGCGCGCCAGTAGCTGAAGGCTAGTTCGTTGCAGAGTCGGGCGAACGACTGCAAGTCCTCGTCCATGTTGGCGGTGGTGGCTTCCAGGCCCTGCGAGGACTCTGGGCTGGGCTCCAGTTTGACGGGTGGCCGGGTGGCTTGGGTGGAGCTGGCCATGAGATTGGTCAACGAGGCGGGGCGCTGCGTCGGTCGCTGCAGACTTGCCGGCGATTGCATCGGAGCCTGTGGATGGGACGGAGCGGCCTTGTTGGCATTGTAGGGCAAGACCTTGGGCGGCTGAAGGTCCAGTTGGTTGTAGCCACCCAGCAGAGACGGCTGGACGTAATAGGATACTGGCCTCAAAGTGTTTAGTCGCTTGGTAGTTGTGGCGGGCGCTGGAGTTGAGGTGGAAGAAGGTTTGTTTGCCGTAATTGTGGTAAAGGGTCTGGAAGTAGTGGTAGTGGTCGTAGTTGTAGTACTGCTGGGCAGAGCCAATGGCATCTGGTAGACAGCCTGAtcttcctcatcctcctcatcGGCCTGATCAACGGAAGGAGTTTCATAGCCAGCTAATGGCAACGTCACCTTGTAGTTATCCTCCTCGGCACTCTTATccccgccgctgccgcctTCCTTGGAGTTGGAGATAAGCGGTCTCACCACGCTGGCCGTCGTTTCACCGAGCTTGATGTAAGGATCCTCGTCGTCCAGCTGAACCTTTTGGCCATTCGTCACCGCATCGGCATCCTCCGAGTCGCCTTCTTCAGAAATGGTGGCTGTCAACTCGTCGGAAATGTTCTCCATCGACTCGTCGTTCAGCTGCTGCGACTTTACCGTGCTCAATTCAATTTGTTCCGTTGCTTGCTCCGAGCTGAGCGACATGTCCGACTCGGAAGATACCAGGGACATATCGCCGGGAATTTTTGTCACCGGCGCCTCCTCCCTCTCTTCGCTGGCCGGCGCTTGGTACTGCGGCAGGAGTTGGGCGGCGTTGGTGGCGCTGTCCTCAACATTACTGGTCTGGGCTACCTGGTCCTGCTGGTCTGGCTGCTCAGGCTTATCGGGCTGTTCCGTTGTTGACGTTTGCTCCTCTTCCTGTGCGTCCTGGTAAACATTAGTCGCCGTCGTCGCCTTTTCCGCCGCTGGCTGCTGGGTGGTCGTATCTGGCTCTTCCGGCGGTGACTTTACCGTGCTGTAGATGGACTCCGGGTCTGCTTCTTGGCTAGTGCCCGCCTCcgcctgctgctcctcgtTGTAACCATTTGTCAACATCTCGGGCATTTGCTCTTCACTTTCGCGCTGCGTGTAGCTGTCGGGGATTTCGCTGTAGCTGGTCGTTGACTCCTCGCTGCCGGAGCCCTCAGTGCTGGCCGTGCTCTCCTCGTAGGTTTCCTGCGCTGGCTGTCGCTCAGTGGTGGCGGCCACCTCAGCGGTGTATGCCTCGGTGGTGTCTGCTGCGGCCACTGTGGACAGAACTTCGTGAGCCGGGGCGGTTTCCGGCCTGGTCGGTTCTTGAGTTGGCTGCAGCTCAAGTCTTTCGTTGGCAAACACTTGCtgctcctcgtcctcgtcctgctgttgctgcgcgTAGATTTGCGAAAGCGACAGGATGGGAATGCGGTGCGTACTCGTCTCCACGTGTTCCAGGTGCACCGCTTCCTGTTCGGGGGAGACTGCGGCTGTCTCATTTTTCTCTAGCAGCTGTTCCTCAGGCTGTGGTTGAAGTTTGTACGGGTCTTGGGGTGCTTGGGGCTCCTCGGGCTCTTTGGTCTGGTCTGGCTTCGGCTTTGGCTGTAGAAGGAACGAGGCATTTAAATTGGCAAAGTTGGTCAGGCGATGTGAGTCGTCCACTAGTGGCACCTTGGCCGGCGGGGGCTTGTACTGGTCGCCTTGTGTGATCTGCTGGATAACATCGGACATGAGAAACTCCAGCTCATCCTTGGTTTCGTTGGAGTTCATGGCAACGTCTGAGACTAGCGTGTTGCTTCCGTCCACAAGCGTGGAGGCAACAGTGGCCGCCTGCGTCTGGAAGTTGGCCATTGAAATCTGATCGGTGGGTTTGAGCACCTCAAGGTTGAGTTGCTGCACCAAGTCGGCGATCATAGGAGTCACTTCTGTGCTGCCGTCATCAAAGTCAGCGGATGTACTGCTCTCAGAGACTGGCAGTCGTAGTGCCTGCTCGGTGGTAGCTCCCACTGTCTCCGCCCCAATAGGCTGTTGGTTATAGCCACTCGTGGGGTTAGGTTCCTCAAGCTCCTCTATAACCGCCTCCGGCACCTCTGCGTAGAGTGGCTCAAACTTAACGACATGATCGGACTCCTCAGTGGGCTTATCGGTGGTGGCATCCACTTCGTCGAGCGGTGACATTGGGGTTGTTACTAGGAACTGAGTTTGACCAGGCAGCTCTGTGGTTTCAGGCTCCTTGGGCTGGTGAGTTTCGACAGGCTTCAGGGGTTCCGGCTGTCTGGTCACCGTAAAGTACTGTGGCCTAGCTGTGATCACTACCACGGGCGTTTGTTCCTCAGCATCATCTTCGAGGCTGCTTTGCGTGGTCTCTGATGGCTGCTTTTGGCTTAGAGAGAACTCTGTGGAACCGGCAGCCTCTTCGTCCTCTTCGGAGAGCATCGTGGCCAGAGTACTACCGCCGTAGTGGGACGAAGGGGGCTTATTGCTGGTCAAAATTGTAGGCTTGGAGGAAGAAGTTGGCATGGGAGCAGGTGTAGTCGTTACTGCAGCTGGAGGTGAGCCAGCTGAGACTGGAATCTTTTTCTTGTTGGCCAGAGCTTCCATTTGCTGCTTGTTCTCGGCACTGTCGTACTTAACAGGACCAGACGCGGAATCCTCGTCCTCTTTGTCCGTGGCGGATAGGTCCTGTGTAAGTGACTGCACAATTTGGTCCATCGAAAGGATTTGGGCGGGCGAGAGCTGCGGTGCCGGCGACGGAGAACCAAGGTGGAGCTGTTGCTGCAATTGAGCTAGAGACGGCAACGGGGTCTTCTTCAGCGGTGACTGGTCCACCGTTGAGTCGGCAAACACTGTGGGCAAGTTCTGAGAGGATTCGACATTGTAGCTGGGCAGCGGATACATTGGCTGCTGCGGGGTGCTTGAGGCGGCAATCACGTTCACTAGTCCGTAGCTTTCGGTCTGAGCCTCGCCAGCGTCCTTACTGGACTCTGTAGTGGTGCTGTGAACTGGTTTGCCGTGGACGCGATTATGGTGCTGGGTGATGGATGGACGACTGGTGGATCCCACCGGCTTTGTATGCAATTTCTGGTGGTGCAGTGCGGGTGGTTTCGCCGTCGATTTAACTGGGGCAGCTGTTGTACTAGTTGTGGGAGCTtctgttgtggttgttgttgttgtggaaGTAGACGCGACAGGCTCTGGTTCGGGCTCCGCCTGTGGAGTGGTGGTGACTGGGCTCTCCGGATCTGGCTGCGAGGCTGGTGCCTCCGTCGAACTGCTCACTGGTTCGGGGGTACTAGCTGTGCTTGTTTCGGGAGCGAGCGTGGTTGTTGTCGTAGAGCTTGTCGATGTTGGCTTGGGCTTCTTGTGGGGTCTCTGTGGCCTGGGCGGCCTCTGAGTGCTCTcgacctgctgctgctgctcaacTTGCTGGACCAGTGGCTTGGGCTTGGCAGTTGGCTTGCGCTTTGGCTTTGATGGCTTGCCGCTGACAGAAGTGGATCCCGTGCCGGGTGTTCGTGTGGGCTTGCGCTTCTTTTTCTTGGGTGTGGTCGGGGGCGGTGCTTGGGtagtggtggtgctgctggctTCTGCTGGTGGGTCCTCCCCAGCCTGTTGAGTGGACGACTGTACTTCCGCCTCTGGAGCAGCCGtggtcgtcgttgtcgtcgtggATGGCTTCTTCTTTACCTTCTGCTTGCCTCCAGTGGGCTGGGATGAAGTTTCGATTGTACCATCGCCGTTGGGTTTCTTTACCCGGTGGGGCTGTGTCGGCTTCCGCTGGACGTTCGACGGCTTCTTGGCCAGCTGGTGGTTTGAAACGATCTTTTCTGTGGTGGAGGTCGCGCTGCTGGAGGAGGTCGGCGTGTGGATGATCTCCTGGTTGTTGTAAAAGACGCGCCGAGTGGTTGTCTCTGGCCTACCGGTTGTGCTTGGCCGTTTCTGGTAGATGGGCTGCATGTGGAGCAGTTCAAAGTCCGGCACATTGGCGGCCACGTGCTGGTACTGTTGCATACCAGTGTAGACAGACTCCATGGGGTCCAACTCTTCTTGAACCACCTGCGGGGTCA
It contains:
- the LOC108070628 gene encoding mucin-2; protein product: MRPPRHTQPLRPRIKPWACACAWLTLATAALAYPNSQSEQPLVTYVTTSTTSSQRSQSAPLQPAFVYDSPPPSEEQGSHHTLATATQRPKETDGEQAKRVIGSSTTASVSVVLDGNEPQFTDALGHKVPKPQPSLQVASPIDLLNPDRYEFYTFDEHGELVKRLMTMQEIQSIVANGDGEGPSIIHPAPLAEHNPDKNVQDIVDSVQSVLNKEVASSSAKNSSGELLPPLLDTPDVSSSWSLILPAIFGNTGGDIFPQQRPQQIVMTPESELLETSTRAAPPATRATKKPKPSKRKPGNKRKPAATTSTTPVTPQVVQEELDPMESVYTGMQQYQHVAANVPDFELLHMQPIYQKRPSTTGRPETTTRRVFYNNQEIIHTPTSSSSATSTTEKIVSNHQLAKKPSNVQRKPTQPHRVKKPNGDGTIETSSQPTGGKQKVKKKPSTTTTTTTAAPEAEVQSSTQQAGEDPPAEASSTTTTQAPPPTTPKKKKRKPTRTPGTGSTSVSGKPSKPKRKPTAKPKPLVQQVEQQQQVESTQRPPRPQRPHKKPKPTSTSSTTTTTLAPETSTASTPEPVSSSTEAPASQPDPESPVTTTPQAEPEPEPVASTSTTTTTTTEAPTTSTTAAPVKSTAKPPALHHQKLHTKPVGSTSRPSITQHHNRVHGKPVHSTTTESSKDAGEAQTESYGLVNVIAASSTPQQPMYPLPSYNVESSQNLPTVFADSTVDQSPLKKTPLPSLAQLQQQLHLGSPSPAPQLSPAQILSMDQIVQSLTQDLSATDKEDEDSASGPVKYDSAENKQQMEALANKKKIPVSAGSPPAAVTTTPAPMPTSSSKPTILTSNKPPSSHYGGSTLATMLSEEDEEAAGSTEFSLSQKQPSETTQSSLEDDAEEQTPVVVITARPQYFTVTRQPEPLKPVETHQPKEPETTELPGQTQFLVTTPMSPLDEVDATTDKPTEESDHVVKFEPLYAEVPEAVIEELEEPNPTSGYNQQPIGAETVGATTEQALRLPVSESSTSADFDDGSTEVTPMIADLVQQLNLEVLKPTDQISMANFQTQAATVASTLVDGSNTLVSDVAMNSNETKDELEFLMSDVIQQITQGDQYKPPPAKVPLVDDSHRLTNFANLNASFLLQPKPKPDQTKEPEEPQAPQDPYKLQPQPEEQLLEKNETAAVSPEQEAVHLEHVETSTHRIPILSLSQIYAQQQQDEDEEQQVFANERLELQPTQEPTRPETAPAHEVLSTVAAADTTEAYTAEVAATTERQPAQETYEESTASTEGSGSEESTTSYSEIPDSYTQRESEEQMPEMLTNGYNEEQQAEAGTSQEADPESIYSTVKSPPEEPDTTTQQPAAEKATTATNVYQDAQEEEQTSTTEQPDKPEQPDQQDQVAQTSNVEDSATNAAQLLPQYQAPASEEREEAPVTKIPGDMSLVSSESDMSLSSEQATEQIELSTVKSQQLNDESMENISDELTATISEEGDSEDADAVTNGQKVQLDDEDPYIKLGETTASVVRPLISNSKEGGSGGDKSAEEDNYKVTLPLAGYETPSVDQADEEDEEDQAVYQMPLALPSSTTTTTTTTTSRPFTTITANKPSSTSTPAPATTTKRLNTLRPVSYYVQPSLLGGYNQLDLQPPKVLPYNANKAAPSHPQAPMQSPASLQRPTQRPASLTNLMASSTQATRPPVKLEPSPESSQGLEATTANMDEDLQSFARLCNELAFSYWRAITSEKISSARSVILSPFGITSMLSMVFMGARGSTSGEMNEILKLDDMVTFNPHLIFKNITSGVEQAMDSDIATAAFVREIFSDRANGKILPFFKEKTQQLYAGHVEEVNFHVVNDIVRRRTNLLVKRHTMGKVLEYLRTNSVWVNGPLATISANLFQTDCSRGSTAERDGEMFFQVHPTVRQRRLVPIPAVLYRSGFLAGYEPKLDATIVSFGRLQDTVSTVYVMPGHQSSISPMDNLDRLERSLVETAFGETQAWSRLLTSLMDRPGMEVQLPRFSHRSFVNASLGLQKMGLRGLFKSDFADLRGLTGAANRDIFLSDMIQINTFSTCGEEKISEHHHVEMYPAPPLRKRNKDVDATDDDAFDSSEAVVDFGSLVQESALGRGFYDDLLDPKYLELPLPLRPRQARVPDAPRLRFDKPFLYFVRHNPTGMILFMGRFNPRLLP